The Elgaria multicarinata webbii isolate HBS135686 ecotype San Diego chromosome 1, rElgMul1.1.pri, whole genome shotgun sequence genome includes the window TGACTTTGAGAGGCCTAACTATGAACAatctcaaaggcaccctgtcctgatcttgttttctcagaatctgggggaagtgtgcatgcagctttcacccttaagagggagagaggggaggcactctgcacatgcccaaaaCAGGCTTGACAAagaggggggcaagtgcccaggcATGCCCCAACCCTTCAGCACAAgcacctgatggagcacttggtagGTGAGAAGCACGGGTTGAGGCAGCCCCAGCCggacttggccagagctgggaGCGTCCACTGACAGCAGCTTACCTctcctccttggcgatgctactccttgacACTCGattgaggagcagcattggcaatgaGAGGAGGAAAACACCTCTCAGAGGACACGGACATACTGGGAGGTGTAGTATTggtatgtagagtggctgattttaaataaagcatgagttagccaggtcactatgtgcaaaccaggtcactgtctttgttctccttctacctgactttctccaactgccactaaccctgcccaccattccattctagcctcagctttcagtcattcctccattcactgttccgtttcaatggtatagttaggcttttacataaaaatcataaatttTATTCAGAAATTCCTGCCTCTGAcgtggaatgttgtggtttaattATAACGGGGAAAAtacacagcataaaaaatctcatcaagttaaaaggttcttggggtgtgcgtgtggaattcacttggcactggcaagccattaatgcagtcactaggcaagcctgcctggaaaaaagaaatccataaataGGGTGCCACAGCTAAGAAGGCCCACGCTCcaattgtctcccaccacacctcagatggtgttcaaagattaacatgttattcaagGACCTAggcttttgcctacaactcccagcatgtcttgggcaatttaatttgtttaaaagttaactcacaggcctagcacaacctactattttaagatgattacctcgcagacatatatcttaggggggctgagcaatgccgggtatatcagctagtaccCATATAGTTAGAAGTAAGCTCTACTGAGTTCCATGAGACTTGCTCCAAAGTAAGAATGTATAGGGTTGTGGCATCAAAAGGGTAACCTTTGCTATGATGGCCAAATTGTACCAGGGTGACTCCATTGTTAGACGAGTTGGGTTATTTTCCTAGTCTTGTGTTTGAGTGTGTTTGAACCAGTCAGACTCTTGTGTAAGTGTCTCCTTTCAGCTCCATGGCaatgagaagaaaggggaagaaaggcaTCCTGTGAATGTTTCAGACTGATTCAATGAGGATGATGATTGAGCACTAAATGAATTCTCATTGTGGCTTCAGCCCATTATTGTGCTGTTCCGTACAGTTACAGGTTTGAAGCAACTGAGCCATCTCCTACAGCAACATCACTCCCTAGTACCTGACAAAGATTAATTGGCATTTTTCTTAGTTTCTGTTTTCTTTACTCCCCTCCctgcaaacaaaaaaacccacctctctaATGATGACATCATATGTTGGTCATCTTTGTTGGGCAAATATTTGACATTACCCTAATTGGATAAGAACATAAATAATTGTGTGGTTAATGGCAGGCAGCCAGACTAgtaagagccttccccaacctaaagacctccagatgtgttggactacaacttgcagAGTAGTCAGGGAGTTGTAtatacatatggagggcaccaggttgttgaaaatgctcatttttatttatttggcagAGTTGCCTGAGACCACAAAATATAAGCCTTAATCCATTATCACGCACAAAGCATGCCACATACTAGCACAACTTAGGATCATACACACATGATCCTAAGCTACAGAGGGCAGTTAGCAAGAGGAATACTGAGTAACAACTCATAACTAATGTCCAGCCATCACAAGCATTTCACTTTGCATAGGATGTAAATTAGCATGCAACCTTACAAGAGCTGTTGCAGCAACAGAATTGGGCTGTtaatttaagaacatgagaagagccatgctggatcagacaaagattccatctagaccagcactctgttcacaccatggccaaacagctgttggccagggactaataaaacaggacatggtgcaacagcacactcccacccatgggCAGGCTTactgaatactggaggtagcatataaccatcaggactagtagccattgtaagccttctccaggaatttatccaaatttAGATTTACTTTGGGACCTATGAGAACAAACAGTGTTGTGGAATGGAGACTGCCCActaaaatatttttcccatgattttttttccatttcagaaaCGGAATTGCttcataaaattaattagaaACATAATGAATGTATACTATACCATACCCATTAcaacagtttcaaagttgtaattatttttttcagactgtgattccccacccccttcttagTGGCACTGCCAAGGTTTACCTTCTAATCCTTCACTGAGTACTCCACCTCCCTAGTTTCTCCCCTGCATGGTCTCTGTCATCACTCGTCCCCTGCTcagcactctcctgccctctGTTATTCCCCATCCTCTGGTACTTTCTCTTTGACCTTTTCCTCTCCCCTGAACCGGGTAGGGgcaccttttcctttcttttgaacTTTCAGAAGAGTTTGGACACACTGCAGAATGAAGCTGCAGCTGTGACGGGCATCTTGATTTCCCCAATGTGTCTCTGGGTCTATGTGGGACTAACTAGAGAGACCCTCTACAGAAATGAAGACGCTTGGTGCAACCacaagtgtgtgtgagtgtattttaaaaagaagttgtgACTGAATTTGGGGGCCATGTAGGCTGTGTGACCTCTGTGCCTGGTCCTACTGGCATCACTGACTCTCCCGAGGAAACATACATACCATCCGTAGTTCTTTAGATTTGCCAAAATTTGTATGTTAGCAGTTTTCAGTGCATGTATATATGCTGGAGTCCCTCCAGACAGAGGACACCTAGCACTGCTAATCAGAAGGCATTGGGCAGGTATCCCATCATTTtatccttaacagattttctgtggtcagGGAAACGGCAGAAAAACACAgcagggttatgagtggaagatgacatctCTAGCCCATAAAACTCCATCAATGAGTCAGGACGATGGCACACTAAAAGCCCCTCTAGAAGTGCTGCTGGTATACTGGCAAGAAGTTATGAATGAGCTGTGATACCAAAGCCTGGAGAGGATGCACTAGAAGTGCAGTCCTATAGGCAAATTGTTTTATTAAATGGAGATTTAAAAGATTTTATATGTGGAAGTGTTTGCTGGAAACGTTCATTAAGAACTCAATGTAAAGTACattcaagttttgtttttaaaagcccagAAATGTATTTGATTtcattggggaggggaaggattggTGGTATGGTAGCTCTGCTGCCTAGTAAAAATACTACTTATAGCCACAGGTACTGGCTCAAGAGATACAATATACATATGTTCTTTATCAGTTAAAAgagcagcaattaaaacaaatgaaGTGGGCTGTTAGATCTTACTTTTGGTTGAATCTAGAGCAAGAGCGCAGCCTGACTTTGCCTGGAGGGACTTTGACAGTAGCTGGCTTACAAAATAGCTAAACAAATCTGTACCTCAACAAACTAACTTCATCTTTGGAGTCCCACAGTCTGTAAAGCTCAGGGTGATTCGAATTAGGATACTGCCGAGAATGGCTATTTTGCCCAGCCAGCTTCTACAGCTTCCATAACGTTGCTCTTTGCACACAGCCATGTTCCCCACTGCCAGGCCTGCAGAGTCTCTAGGGAAGAAAAacaaggggagagagggagggagaaataaatgtaataaagcagATTAACGTCTTCCACATTCTTCCCACTGCCGACACTGATGAGGGAGGCTATCATTCACATAGTGGGTTCATCTCTGCCTGCCAGCATACCTTCCTGTGCTAATCCATCAAGCTCCATGGGAGAGCTGAAAGAGGGAGGGCAGCATCTCCAACGGAAACATGGAGCCAGACATTTCCGCCCTCAAGCTCTATAGGACAGCCTTCATTCTCTTGGCTTGTTCCTAACCCTTCAGTGGCACCTCCAAATCTGCAAGAgagtaatgtaaaaaaaaacaataaaaatgagcCAGATATGCTAGTTGGTACTCCACCCATTAATCCCACTTTGCTCATCAGAACacaggtgcagaacttcaggcctagGGGCCAACCCAGGCTCTCCTGGAGTTCCACAGAAGGCCCCTGCACTGCCACACCCTCTTTTCccaaccatttggtggtttcctagctttggTGTAGTTTTTCCcctattccaaaaggttgaaatgcctctcctaagtcttagttattggcactaagagctttaaactaaatagGCTGGGATTTTTGCCACCCCTCCCTTTTGATATCAGTATTTGCTACCAGAATGCGTCCGCCAAAATTTCTCCAAAGTGGAATTAAGTccccaagctgaaagaggttcagcacttgCATCAGAAGATAGGGCAGTGATTGGCaggtgggttttctggaaaaggGAGATCTGTGAAAGGGGGCCTAAAGGAATACCAATAtcataccagtgtggtgtagtggctagagtgtcggactgggagttgagagatctgggttctagtccccacttggcaatggaaacccactgggtgactttgggccagtcacagactctcagcctaacccacctcacagggttgttgttgtgaggataaagtggagaggaggattatgtaagccaccttgggttccttgcaggaaaaaaggtgggatataaatgcaataataaataaataccaagttACCGTAACAACCGTGCTCTTCTTCCAACTCAATAGTGGTTAAAGTGATGGGCAATGGAAATGCCTTCTCCTCTCAAACGGCGGTCTCTTGCTCAGTGCTGGgctcttcctttttcctcttcatGTTGCAGAAGCCATGGAGCCCACAAAAGCAAGCAAAGGTGAACTGGGGCATCCCCTAGTGCAGGCAAAGGGCAGGAGCATC containing:
- the BLACAT1 gene encoding bladder cancer associated transcript 1, which produces MPQFTFACFCGLHGFCNMKRKKEEPSTEQETAV